GGGTCAGGCTGAGAAACCGTCAGTTGTTGCTAGCCGAATGCGTTTAGTCTTTAGCACACTTGAGGTTAGCAATTTATATTTTACGATCAATGTATGGAAACTATTGATTCGTTTACTGGATTTTTAACTTGTTTTAGAAAACGACAGAGGATCACATGCCTTTTTTTAGAtgattattctttaatttaatgTCCTGCGAGTCTCATGCTCATCATGATACActgttatcaaaataaaaaaagaatttcatgcTGTGATTTGACTGTTGCAGGTAGTGAGTCCACAGTGGCCAAGAGCATAGACCATGGGATCATGTTAAAACTGGCTCTCAATCATTTCACGTTGAGTTGTATTCCATATTTGCTAACAAATGTAGCAATATCATGCCAGAGAGgatattaaaaaggaaagaaaagaaaaaactggaTTTCTATTTTGTATGTTATCAAAGTGAGACATTATATATTGCAATTTTAGTGCTATACTAAGTTAGAGGAAGGCTAATTATCAATTGGtccaaaaaaaaacagtattgtttcattcatttcattttctcttcacacgtttatttttttcataatactTTCCATTCGTCTTATATGATCAACTTCGCAACCATTCCACCCGCCATTTTTTATGCCTACACACGGTACCTTGACACAATCATATATTTGACAGTTTTTAAAATCACGGGCTCCAATTGAATACGAATATATACATACGATGCATTTAACATTCTCATTAACGTGACCCAACATACGCAAACAAGGGTGCAATACAGTTAATTAGCTTTTTGGAGAAAAGGAGGAAGCTCTATTCCTCACCTCTTGGGAGGAAAAACAAATTTGAGTCTAGATTAGActtgtcgaaaagaaatttcagaagaaaactcaaataaataaagtgGTCAAAATTGAACTCCAATAGCCATGGTCGTAACTTGAAAATATTATCACATATCTGGGGCAGTGACAAATTCACTAGCATCTTTGAGTACTTTCCTTGCACGCCAATAGATAGCAGTAGCCTTTTCTGATGTTCCCATCTGCATTGACAActccaaaaaaataaagtcatggatgcatcattgaaattgaatgataaactATATGCTACACAAAGGTACACAAACCAAATCCAgcaaagaatttaaaaaggaATAGGAGACCAAACATGTTTTGTCAATTTCACCAATACCACAAGggggaaaaaggaaaagaaggccTACCTTGATCTCTAGGCGATAGTAATCTTGCCACAAGCTGACATTTTGGTCATATGTTGCAAGTGAAGATTCATATAATTTCCTGGCATTTATAAGACCATCTTTATCTCCTATTGATGCAAGGTTTGTTTCCAGGTCAATGCAACGTCTATATAAAGCAAGACCAGGAAGCGGTAAAGCTAGAAATCTGCAATGATAGCCAATTGAGGAATTTTAGATACAAGAAGGAAAATCCCCTGCGGAAGCATATTTTGGTAAGCAACCTGAGCTATTTCCACTGCACATACCGTTTATAGATATCTCTGGTCTTCTGAATTCCATCCTTTTGAAGTATAAAACTTACAATAGCAGAAGAAAGGGAAAATCCATTTTCACTACCACCATCTCTGACCAAGGTAACAACAGAAATCTCCACCAATTTATCAAAATATCGTCTTTGATTTGCATAGAATTTAAGAGCCTGTATTGAGTGAAGGTTAGAAAAATAAACTGATTTAAGAACTTTGTGGTTTCAATATAATGCAAATAGTTCAAGTGAAGGAAAAAACAATTCAAGCTGAACtgaataatgataaaaatgcaTGAACAGTTAATAACCGAGAATGTAGGAGCTAAATAGAAAACTTTTCAGCAACAAGAGAAATAAATCAATGGCCAACAACTATTTTTTCAGTACCATGAATCACTACTTTAGGTCTTTAACAATAAGCAGTAAACATTGAATATTTGAATCTTCTCTAGGAAAAAGCATATGGATATGATATTGGAAAAAGAAAGCCAGATAATTCTAATCAAGACACTATTCAAAAATCCAATGATCaaggaagaaagaaatattgtataaattaaaCCATTGAGGCAATGGATATttgtgtaaaaaattatttgattcaaGCAGATTTTGTACAAGGGCATACATATCCCACtgagagcaaaaaaaaaaacgacaGCTCACCGAGAGCACAAGAAAGAAAGACATAGGTGGTGACAATGTACCTTTAGCCACAAGTTCTCTGATCTTGAAACAGACACTTTCATCAAAATTTGTTGAAGGAGCTCAAAAAGGGATTGCAAATCAGCATCACTTGGTGAAGAAGAACTTCCTGTGATGCATCTAATTTCTATGGTAATCCTTAATCCCCATAACTCTACCGATTCTGCAAGCTTTCCACTGCAAAGCTTTGCTGCCAGTTTTTGGGCCTCATCCAGCTGTCTCAATTGCAAATGTAAGGACACATGCTTGCATGCAAGATCTTCAGTAATGCACCCCATGCTTTCAGCCCTTTCGTATATTGACAGGAGATGTGATATATAGTTTACAGCACAACCTGATGACCCATTTATATCAGTTTCTCCTTCCTTAGGAGCTATAATATCTGTTAGAAAATTTGCATACAAACTAAACATAGTTCCTGATGGCACATTTTTCAAAGCCTCCTCATAAACCTACAAAACAGAAAAAGGCCCAAGGTTCACTACACCAACAGGCACACAAGAAACAAAGAATCATAGGCATTATCACTATCTAACAATTACTATTCCTAGAGCAGGgatacaattaaaattaaaataggatTACCATAGTAACCTTCATCATCAACATATGCCTATTTTTCCTAGTTTCAGGTTAAAGCAATCATAAATCTCAGTCGCTAGAAAAACATTACTCAAATACCATACACCCTATGGTTTCAGTAGTTCTCATAGATTCATACCTGAACTGCCTTTTCCACCTGAGGAATTATGCCCTCCTCACTTATCTCCAGATCACATTCATGCCTTGCGAGCCAGTCCCAAAATTCCGGTTGTGTAGAAAAATCCCTCTTCATGTCATTCAATATCTCCTTGCACATATCTTCATAATGTGACAAGTTTGTACCCTCCAATATTTCAAATAACCGCTTCCTAAGACTGAGACTTGAGGGGACAGCTTCAACTGCTCCACTATAGACAGTTTGAAAAATATTCATACCATGTTCTTCAAACAGTTCCTGCTTCTTTTCTGATTCATCACTTCCAACATTTGCTCCACCATCATCATCCCCTCTTTTGCCAAGAGGCATAAACAACTCACTGTTTTCATCCCTCCAATGTTTTTCATCAGAACTCCTAGGATCACGGGTGAGAGTTCCTTGATCCTCACCTAAAGCAACCTTGCGTGCCTTCAACTTATTAAGGTAAGTAAGTTCCATCCGAAGATACTCGACCCAAAGGTCTTCGGAAGTTGGACAAACTCTGAGACCTTCCTGCATCAAAGCACGAGCAGCCGCAACATTCAAGTTATGATCAAATTCCCAAGCCGCAGCATAAATCCAAACTCCCGGAACCTTTGGATGAAACCTAATAACATTCGCCAAGGCctgcaaaatattcaaaaaaaaattattcaaacatACACgtaaatatatacatacacacaACACACTTACATACGAACAGTCATACATGACAGAAAAAGCAACCAAAATAAATGGAGA
This region of Glycine soja cultivar W05 chromosome 17, ASM419377v2, whole genome shotgun sequence genomic DNA includes:
- the LOC114393711 gene encoding U3 small nucleolar RNA-associated protein 6 homolog; the encoded protein is MADVVQYRLERMVDELDDLEQRGLFSRREIAEIVKQRRKFEYRLKRPSPLKQDFLAYVEYETQLDALRRLRKKSVARELMKQGNKKLKKSKSDFAGLLRIMDIYELALKRYKGDIDLWFCYLEFCRLRKNGRMKKALANVIRFHPKVPGVWIYAAAWEFDHNLNVAAARALMQEGLRVCPTSEDLWVEYLRMELTYLNKLKARKVALGEDQGTLTRDPRSSDEKHWRDENSELFMPLGKRGDDDGGANVGSDESEKKQELFEEHGMNIFQTVYSGAVEAVPSSLSLRKRLFEILEGTNLSHYEDMCKEILNDMKRDFSTQPEFWDWLARHECDLEISEEGIIPQVEKAVQVYEEALKNVPSGTMFSLYANFLTDIIAPKEGETDINGSSGCAVNYISHLLSIYERAESMGCITEDLACKHVSLHLQLRQLDEAQKLAAKLCSGKLAESVELWGLRITIEIRCITGSSSSPSDADLQSLFELLQQILMKVSVSRSENLWLKALKFYANQRRYFDKLVEISVVTLVRDGGSENGFSLSSAIVSFILQKDGIQKTRDIYKRFLALPLPGLALYRRCIDLETNLASIGDKDGLINARKLYESSLATYDQNVSLWQDYYRLEIKMGTSEKATAIYWRARKVLKDASEFVTAPDM